The stretch of DNA TTTCGTGGCGAAGAGGTTGCGATGGCGTGTGTGGTCGCCGACTTAGTGGACTACTGGGTGGAACGACTCAGCGACGACCCACTCTATTTTCTTGACAGTGACACGCGAGCGAAGGTCGAGTCTTTGAAATTGTCTCGGGGTCAACGTGTCAGTAGGAACGAATTTGAGCAGGCAACATGAACGACACATTCCCCTGCGTTGGCGACGATATGTATTCGCTTGCGGAACGGCTATTTCCTATCAACCGCAGTTTGACTGGCGACGGAGTTCGGCAGTCATTGGGGATCTTGAGTGAATTAGTGACTGGGCTGCAAGTCCACGAAGTGCCAACGGGCACGTCGTGCTTTGATTGGTCGGTACCAAAAGAGTGGAAGATTCGTGAGGGTTGGATCGAGGACCCCAATGGTGATCGCATTGCCGATTTCGCGAACTGCAATCTGCATGTGGTAGGGTATTCGACGCCGGTCGACACGGTCATGGGATTGGATGAACTGCAGCAGCATCTCTATTCATTGCCCGAACAACCCGACGCGATTCCCTATGTCACGTCTTACTACAAAGAGCGTTGGGGATTCTGCCTCACCGAGAATCAACGACGTTCGTTGCAGCCGGGCAACTACCGAGTTCGCATTGATAGCGAGCTGTTTGACGGTTCGTTGACATACGGTGAGTTAAAGTTGGCGGGTGATTCCGAGAAAGAGATTTTCTTGTCGACCTATGTTTGTCATCCATCGATGGCAAACAATGAATTGTCGGGGCCATGTGTGACCATTCATTTGGCCAAATGGTTGCAGGCCATGACGCAACGACGCTATAGCTACCGAATTGTTTTCATTCCTGAGACGATTGGGTCCATCGTTTATCTCAGTCGCCATCACGAGGCGATGCGAAAAAACGTTGTTGCTGGATTCAACGTGTCATGCGTTGGAGATGATCGAGTCTATTCGTATCTTCCGTCGCGAGATGGTAATACGCTTTCTGATCGCGTGGCCAAGCATGTGTTGCACCACACCGACCCTGATTATTGTCGCTATACCTTTCTGGATCGCGGTAGCGACGAACGGCAATACTGTAGCCCCGGGATAGATTTGCCTGTTGCGACAGTGATGCGAAGCAAATACGGCATGTACCCTGAATACCACACTTCGCACGACAACCTGGATGTCATTTCGCCATCAGGTTTACAAGGTGCCTTCAACGCAATTGCCGAGTGCATTCGTTGCATCGAGCAGGACTGCTATCCCAAGTCGGTAATGCCATGTGAACCGCAGTTAGGAAGGCGTGGCTTGTATCCCGATCTTAGCGTGAAAGGCGGTGCGGATTCGGTGCGAGAGATGATGAATATGATCGCCTACTGCGACGGCAAAAAGAGTCTTTTGGAGATTGCTGAAATCATCGACGCCCCGATGAGCCGGTTGACGACGTACGTCAAGAAATTGGTCAATGCCAGCGTGATCGAAACGCAATCGGAGAAGTTTTAGAATGACAAGTCTGCGAGAACTCAAACAGCTCTATGAACAAGGCCAAAACATTTGCGAGTACCTGCGTCGTGAGTTGAATGTTTCAACCAATACGCCCGAGATCATTGAGATAGCTTACGACTTGCAAACCGGCAGCTACACACGTGCCATGTCCGACCCGGTAATCATCAAGCATAAAACGGCGTACACCGCCACGATTGCCGGTCAAATACTCAAGCACTGCCCGACGCTCAGTTCCGTGATGGAAGCCGGGGTAGGTGAAGCAACAACGCTAAGTGGAGTGATTAGTCTGTTGCGAATGGAAGCGGGCCACGAAAGCCTGCAAGGATACGGGTTCGATCTAAGTTGGTCTCGCTTGAGCTATGCACGGCGTTGGCTTACTGAAAACAACATCGATCAGGTCGATCTATGCTGTGGTGATTTGTTGAACATTCCATTTTGCGACAATTCAATTGATGTGGTCTATACGTCCCATTCGGTTGAGCCCAACGGAGGCAACGAAGAACCAATCCTGCGAGAGCTTTATCGGGTCGCTCGCAAGTATGTCATTCTTTGTGAACCGGGTTATGAACTAGGGGACGATGTCGCGAAAGCTCGCATGGATCACCATGGTTATTGCAAGAACTTACCAGGGATCAGCCGCGAACTCGGCTACGACGTTGTGGATCATCATCTAATTGATTGTAGTGCGATTCCTCAGAATCCATCTGCAATCACGGTGATCCGCAAACCTCAAGCGGACTCTGGGGTTTCCGATAGCGTTTTCGCTTGTCCTAAGACACGTACTCCGCTGGTTGCGGGCGAAGGCGTACTCTACAGCCCGGAATCCTTAACGGCGTATCCCATTGTTGGCGGCATCCCGTGTTTGCGATCCGAAAACGGCATCTTAGCTAGTCGCTATGAAGAGGTCGCGAAGTGAGTGGGCAACCTCGAGTAACAATCGTTCCGATCAACGAAGAAGAACACGCAAAGGTGTTGTTCGAGTGGCGCAAGTCCCCCGAGATTTCACGCTTCATGTACACTCGCGATCCGATCGTTTGGGATTCACACATCGCTTGGATACGGTCGTTGCCGCAAAACCAATCTCGCAAAGATTGCGTGATTCTGCTTGATGGGGTTCCCGCTGGAACGGTCAATCTAACCGAAATCGACAACACGCATCGACGTTGCAGCTTTGGAATGTATGTTGCTTTGCCGCTCGCACGGGTGCAAGGAGTCGGTGCCGCCGCGGAAGTGTTGGTGCTTGAGCTTGCGTTTGATGACTTAAAGATGCACAAAGTTTCCTGCGAAGTTTTTGCCAGCAACCCGGCCCCGGTCGCTATGCACCAACGCATGGGATTCAAGATTGAAGGTACCTTTCGCGACCACGTATTCGATGATGGTGACTGGATTGATGTTGTGCGAATGTCCGTACTTGAAAACGAATGGGCATCGAAAGCTGCCATGATGCGGGGCCTGCTTTCGCGATTGATTGGTTAGGTTCAGTGTCCTGTGGGAGGCGGTCTTTGTTCATGAGGTTGTCTCGTCAAAAGCTGCCGCGTTACACTTTCTTTATATTCTCTACTTCCCTTTGAGCGAACTCGATGAGCGAACACAAGACGGAACAAGAAGCCTTTTGGGCGGGCGATTTTGGCAATCAATACATCAGTCGGAACGAATCCGCCCAGTTTATCGCCAACAATACAGCCGTTTTTCGCGACATCATCTCACGCACTCATGGGGTGAAGTCGGTGATTGAGTTGGGGCCTAACGTGGGAATGAATTTGCATGCCTTAAGGCATTTGATTCCGGATGTCGATCTATCGGCGGTTGAGATCAATTCAAAGGCAGCCGAGCAATTGCGACAAACCGAGTCTTTGGATGTCACTGTCCATGAGACTTCGATTCTAGAATTTGAACCCACTCGTACTTACGATTTGACGTTCACCAAAGGTGTGTTGATTCACATCAACCCCGACGAAGTCAATCGGGTTTACGACCTGCTCTACCAAGCATCCCATCGGTATGTGCTTGTCGCAGAGTACTACAACCCAACACCGGTAGCGATTCCCTATCGAGGGCATGACGATCGATTGTTTAAGCGTGACTTCGCTGGCGACATGCTTGATCGTTTCAGCGATTTACAATTGATCGACTATAAGTTTGTGTACCGTCGCGATCCCAACTTTCCCCACGATGACGTTACGTGGTTCTTGATGGAAAAGCGTTAGGATTAGACAAACTGCCATTTGCCGACGGCGCCGGTGACAAGGTTGGCGTAGTAGACCGATCCATCGGGGCCTTGTTGGATATCAACGATCCACTGGGCACCGGTGGTGAACAATTGCTGGTCAGTCAGATTTCCTTGGTCATCAATGCGGAACAAGCGAACGGTCCCTTCGTACGCGTTGTTGTAAAAGAATGAGTCGTCGAAGTAATCACCCAGGTCACTGTCGTTGATGTATCCGCCCAATACGATTGCGTCACCGGCAGCACCGTGAGTGATCGCGACTACCGGAGGCGTGGCGTCAGCGGTGGCGTAGAAAGCTGCAGCTCCCGAGAGACCGCTGTACTGTGGCGTCGGAGTGTTCACGCCCTGACGACCTTCAAAATAGGGCCAGCCAAAGTTGGCTGCCGCACCGCCGGTGTTGATCTCTTCATAGCTGGTCCAGCCTGTGTCGCCGATCAATAGTTGACCAGAAGTCGGGTCAACGGTGATACGCCAAGGGTTTCTTGCACCAAGCTGATAGACTTTCGAAGCGTTGGCATTGGGGTCACCCGTGTAGAACGGATTGTCCCATAGGCCCTGCCCGGTGATGGGGTCAATCCGTAGGATCTTACCTGACAAACTGTTGACGTCTTGAACGCGAAGAGCGCGGCCGTCGACGCGAGTGTATCCCGCACCATCACCGATAGAAACGAATAGGTTTCCATCAAGTCCGAAGGCCAACGAGCCTACGGTGTGACTTTGTGAATCACTGTTGATGAAGTCTCGGATGTAGTTGCCGCTGGAATCTACGCCGCCCTGAGGCACGCTGTAGTTGACCGAGCTGTCAACAAAACCGTTGAAGTTGTTCCAGGTGCTGTTGGTGCCCAGCAGAATGGTTTCGCTACCTTGGACAATCGACGTGTAACCTGTCGACGCATCCAGAGTGACTCGCATCAAACGCCCAGCTCGATTGCCCGCACCGTCAGGCCCGGCGAGTCCGCTATAGTTGTAGACTTCGGGCGGATCGTAGGTGTAAAGCAAGTACAGGTATGGATTGTTTTCAAGGTCAGGGTGAATCTTGAAGTCGATCAATCCGCGGTCGTTGTAGTCGTTGACTTGTCCGGAGATGTCAATGACGGTCTGGACGGAACCGCCGTCGCGTTGAACCTTTACGACGCCAACCTTTTCAGCAATGTAGAAGTTTCGTCCATCGGGTGACCAATCCAACGCCAGCGGTTGATTAAGTCCGGTGATCACGTCTTGTTTGACAAGGGAACCATCTGGAAACTGAGGTCGAACAGGCGGATCGAAAGCAGGCGGATCGAGGCTGAATTGGAAGTTGCGAATGATGTGTTGGTTGGTGTCTCGGAAATTCGCGCCGGTAAATCCAACGTATGCCTGAGACCCAACAAAGTTGTCGAGTTCGATTGTTGTCACCAAGCTCGCATAGGTTGGCTTCGCTGGGCTATCGGAGATGAACACCGCAAGTTTGTCACTGTCGCCGTTGTAGTCCACCCATGCATAGTATTCACGAGAGTCATTGAGCGTGTACGGAGACGTGACGGTTGCGACGGGGTTCTGAACGGATCCGTTGGTCAACACCGAAATCTCGCGTGCAGCGGTGTCCCACGAATTGCGTTTGGTATCGAACTCAATCGCAATGCTGTTCTCGATCAACTCATATCCCAACCAATACGCATCGGGACCGATCGCATCCGAGCCTGCCGCTGAGTTCTGCAGTGTGAACGTTAGACCGGATGAACCGTTCACCCCAGCACCACCGCCGATGAAGAACTGAAACGAGGCTTGGAAGGACGTGTTATCGCCAATTGAAATGGGTGTCTCGTAGAAGACTGAACTCACTTGGCGTTGTCCAACACCAGTAAGGTTGAGGTTGCCGTTGGATGCCCATGCGACGCCGTTGAGGTTCAATCCGTCCGTGTTGGAAAAGTTCGCATAGTTTGGCAGTGGCGTATCGTCATCGATGATGGTGACGGTAGAAGTACGCGGAGCCAACAACGTCGTGCCAATAGGATTGTCAAGAATCACACTAAAGGTTTCGGTGCCTTCGCCAAAGGAATCATTGATCAGATTGATGGTGATCGTTCGGCTTTGTTGTCCATCGGCAAAGTTGAGGGTGCCGCTTTGTGCTACGTAATCTTGACCAGCGATGGCGGATTCATCGGATGTGTAGTACTGAACTGAAACGGCACCG from Rubripirellula amarantea encodes:
- a CDS encoding DUF4910 domain-containing protein, with product MNDTFPCVGDDMYSLAERLFPINRSLTGDGVRQSLGILSELVTGLQVHEVPTGTSCFDWSVPKEWKIREGWIEDPNGDRIADFANCNLHVVGYSTPVDTVMGLDELQQHLYSLPEQPDAIPYVTSYYKERWGFCLTENQRRSLQPGNYRVRIDSELFDGSLTYGELKLAGDSEKEIFLSTYVCHPSMANNELSGPCVTIHLAKWLQAMTQRRYSYRIVFIPETIGSIVYLSRHHEAMRKNVVAGFNVSCVGDDRVYSYLPSRDGNTLSDRVAKHVLHHTDPDYCRYTFLDRGSDERQYCSPGIDLPVATVMRSKYGMYPEYHTSHDNLDVISPSGLQGAFNAIAECIRCIEQDCYPKSVMPCEPQLGRRGLYPDLSVKGGADSVREMMNMIAYCDGKKSLLEIAEIIDAPMSRLTTYVKKLVNASVIETQSEKF
- a CDS encoding methyltransferase domain-containing protein, with the translated sequence MTSLRELKQLYEQGQNICEYLRRELNVSTNTPEIIEIAYDLQTGSYTRAMSDPVIIKHKTAYTATIAGQILKHCPTLSSVMEAGVGEATTLSGVISLLRMEAGHESLQGYGFDLSWSRLSYARRWLTENNIDQVDLCCGDLLNIPFCDNSIDVVYTSHSVEPNGGNEEPILRELYRVARKYVILCEPGYELGDDVAKARMDHHGYCKNLPGISRELGYDVVDHHLIDCSAIPQNPSAITVIRKPQADSGVSDSVFACPKTRTPLVAGEGVLYSPESLTAYPIVGGIPCLRSENGILASRYEEVAK
- the pseH gene encoding UDP-4-amino-4,6-dideoxy-N-acetyl-beta-L-altrosamine N-acetyltransferase, which produces MSGQPRVTIVPINEEEHAKVLFEWRKSPEISRFMYTRDPIVWDSHIAWIRSLPQNQSRKDCVILLDGVPAGTVNLTEIDNTHRRCSFGMYVALPLARVQGVGAAAEVLVLELAFDDLKMHKVSCEVFASNPAPVAMHQRMGFKIEGTFRDHVFDDGDWIDVVRMSVLENEWASKAAMMRGLLSRLIG
- a CDS encoding pseudaminic acid biosynthesis-associated methylase, with protein sequence MSEHKTEQEAFWAGDFGNQYISRNESAQFIANNTAVFRDIISRTHGVKSVIELGPNVGMNLHALRHLIPDVDLSAVEINSKAAEQLRQTESLDVTVHETSILEFEPTRTYDLTFTKGVLIHINPDEVNRVYDLLYQASHRYVLVAEYYNPTPVAIPYRGHDDRLFKRDFAGDMLDRFSDLQLIDYKFVYRRDPNFPHDDVTWFLMEKR
- a CDS encoding DUF4347 domain-containing protein; this encodes MSSRSRRQWLLAELEPRLMLAADAGVAIASGPALDNSIACDVSNHHEASAPKSALVIIDSGVDDLATFADAIPANAEMIVLDAKQDGVEQITAVLSTRSNLASVHLISHGSDGAIQLGNSQLDDANIETRRSQLALWGRAIAEGGDLLIYGCDVAATSKGQSFVNRIAAIAGVDVAASEDQTHRNDWDLEYRIGQIESLGTLSSVALDRFQGHLPIAIYAAGSTADELMELEVNGQIVDTWFVQGTDAENDRFYPYIVNIDGVSADDVRINFVNDLYDPASGIDRNLRVDRIEIDGVTYEAENPAVFSEGSWIEGQGITSGNLQTEYLNANGYFQFSSAGASGGGNNGSTIDIALSGTTGSESAQLLIDENVVQTFNNISTSGQVFSYQFSGDVTADRVRVAFINDSYTPGGFDRNLNVDYIRVDGQTYQTEASTTYSTGTWLASDGVQPGFRQSETLHSNGYFQFLADDGGNTGNNPGRFSIQPSPSNPSESVNSITIQVDRIGGSDGAVSVQYYTSDESAIAGQDYVAQSGTLNFADGQQSRTITINLINDSFGEGTETFSVILDNPIGTTLLAPRTSTVTIIDDDTPLPNYANFSNTDGLNLNGVAWASNGNLNLTGVGQRQVSSVFYETPISIGDNTSFQASFQFFIGGGAGVNGSSGLTFTLQNSAAGSDAIGPDAYWLGYELIENSIAIEFDTKRNSWDTAAREISVLTNGSVQNPVATVTSPYTLNDSREYYAWVDYNGDSDKLAVFISDSPAKPTYASLVTTIELDNFVGSQAYVGFTGANFRDTNQHIIRNFQFSLDPPAFDPPVRPQFPDGSLVKQDVITGLNQPLALDWSPDGRNFYIAEKVGVVKVQRDGGSVQTVIDISGQVNDYNDRGLIDFKIHPDLENNPYLYLLYTYDPPEVYNYSGLAGPDGAGNRAGRLMRVTLDASTGYTSIVQGSETILLGTNSTWNNFNGFVDSSVNYSVPQGGVDSSGNYIRDFINSDSQSHTVGSLAFGLDGNLFVSIGDGAGYTRVDGRALRVQDVNSLSGKILRIDPITGQGLWDNPFYTGDPNANASKVYQLGARNPWRITVDPTSGQLLIGDTGWTSYEEINTGGAAANFGWPYFEGRQGVNTPTPQYSGLSGAAAFYATADATPPVVAITHGAAGDAIVLGGYINDSDLGDYFDDSFFYNNAYEGTVRLFRIDDQGNLTDQQLFTTGAQWIVDIQQGPDGSVYYANLVTGAVGKWQFV